A genomic stretch from Candidatus Thiothrix anitrata includes:
- a CDS encoding ATP-binding protein: protein MIIRSITSEFLTQLREYPIVTVIGPRQAGKTTLVRAALPEYEYVSLETPETRQFALDDPKAFLKRYAGNVIFDEVQRVPHLLSYLQGIVDQSGRQGQFVLTGSHQLELRAAITQSLAGRTGILHLLPLSIAELTAAGIRFDDFAEYIHHGFLPRIYDQQQRPYTAYANYYQTYVERDVRQLIHLKDANLFEKFIKLLAGRVGQIINYQSLASDVGVDSKTIKQWLSILEASFIAFALPPYFENFGKRVIKSPKYYFTDTGLLSYLLDIEKPSQVARDPLMGSLFENLVVLEALKTRYNQGLSANLYFFRDYQGNEIDLLFKSGSQLTGVEIKAAATWNSSFKKGLQRFAESNAALTRSHVVYSGERMAFSDGVDALPYTSVAEIFS, encoded by the coding sequence ATGATTATACGCAGCATTACCTCTGAATTTCTGACCCAGTTACGCGAGTATCCGATTGTCACCGTGATCGGCCCCCGCCAAGCTGGCAAAACCACCTTGGTACGGGCAGCATTGCCTGAGTACGAATACGTCAGTCTGGAAACGCCCGAAACGCGCCAGTTCGCCCTCGATGACCCCAAGGCGTTTTTGAAACGCTATGCCGGGAACGTCATTTTTGACGAGGTGCAGCGCGTACCGCACTTATTGAGCTATTTGCAGGGAATCGTTGACCAGAGCGGTCGCCAAGGGCAGTTCGTATTGACAGGTTCGCATCAACTGGAGTTACGTGCGGCGATTACGCAATCGTTGGCAGGGCGCACGGGAATCCTGCATTTATTGCCGTTGTCGATAGCGGAATTGACGGCGGCGGGGATTCGTTTCGATGATTTTGCGGAATACATCCACCACGGTTTTTTGCCGCGCATTTATGATCAGCAGCAACGCCCGTATACCGCTTACGCGAATTACTACCAGACTTATGTGGAGCGTGATGTTCGCCAGCTTATTCACTTGAAAGACGCGAATTTGTTTGAGAAATTCATCAAATTGCTGGCGGGGCGGGTGGGGCAAATCATCAATTACCAATCGCTGGCAAGTGATGTTGGGGTCGATAGCAAAACGATTAAACAGTGGTTGTCGATTTTGGAAGCGTCGTTCATTGCGTTTGCATTGCCGCCGTATTTTGAAAACTTTGGCAAGCGTGTGATTAAATCACCCAAATATTACTTCACCGATACCGGCTTGCTGAGTTATTTGCTGGATATTGAAAAGCCGTCGCAAGTAGCGCGTGACCCACTCATGGGCAGCTTGTTTGAAAATCTGGTGGTGTTGGAGGCGTTGAAGACGCGCTATAACCAAGGTTTGAGCGCGAATTTGTACTTTTTCCGCGATTATCAGGGCAACGAAATCGACTTGTTGTTCAAATCGGGTAGTCAGTTGACTGGGGTGGAAATCAAGGCGGCAGCAACTTGGAATAGTAGCTTCAAAAAAGGTTTGCAGCGGTTTGCGGAAAGTAATGCCGCACTGACACGTAGCCATGTGGTGTATAGCGGTGAGCGTATGGCGTTTAGTGATGGGGTAGATGCGTTGCCGTATACGTCAGTGGCGGAAATTTTCAGCTAA